A DNA window from Spirochaetales bacterium contains the following coding sequences:
- a CDS encoding GNAT family N-acetyltransferase, which translates to MALDRNNQLSLMGIIAFSTKKNCITWFGVCERYRRRGVGSSLLTCAINQLDHDKEIKVPTFRDTHTHAQAARGIYAKFGFTVTDNNFFQDNQPRCLMTITPGTLGPKKASFHHNYQRYQNRKKPEYCPVCNNMEGPADIVLIHEFEHSWLEASIKAQGRLWGKCLLLSKKHCVELCEMPKADLDNSMADVQVAAGALKKVTMAERIIYELYGNSMPHMHMHLFPRYIDDDFPGSPIGYSRIEPSPYSGTKEFDDFLKRMRDEIGK; encoded by the coding sequence ATGGCATTGGACCGGAACAATCAATTGTCATTGATGGGGATAATAGCGTTTTCGACAAAAAAGAACTGCATAACATGGTTTGGCGTATGTGAACGATACCGGAGGCGGGGGGTCGGTTCGTCATTACTTACATGCGCGATCAATCAGCTGGATCATGATAAAGAAATAAAAGTTCCGACGTTCAGGGATACACATACGCATGCACAGGCGGCCCGGGGTATTTACGCGAAGTTCGGCTTTACCGTCACGGACAATAATTTTTTTCAAGACAATCAACCCCGATGTCTGATGACGATAACGCCCGGTACATTGGGACCAAAAAAAGCAAGTTTTCATCATAATTATCAACGATATCAAAACCGGAAAAAACCCGAGTATTGCCCTGTCTGCAATAACATGGAGGGACCTGCCGATATTGTCCTTATCCACGAATTCGAGCATTCATGGCTGGAAGCTTCCATAAAGGCACAGGGCCGCCTTTGGGGCAAGTGCCTTTTGCTGTCAAAAAAACACTGCGTCGAGTTATGTGAAATGCCGAAAGCGGATCTCGATAATTCCATGGCGGATGTGCAGGTCGCCGCCGGGGCGTTAAAAAAGGTCACAATGGCTGAAAGAATCATCTATGAACTGTACGGGAATTCCATGCCCCATATGCACATGCATCTATTTCCGCGATATATCGACGACGATTTTCCCGGATCGCCGATCGGTTATTCCAGAATCGAACCGTCTCCGTATTCGGGAACCAAAGAGTTCGACGATTTTCTGAAACGAATGAGGGATGAAATAGGCAAATAA
- a CDS encoding DUF3795 domain-containing protein: MNSDDKKNSKSPPYPEKRFPAIGACGLDCGLCPRYYTDGPSRCPGCAGPDFSNKHPTCSYITCCVKRKHHEVCAECPDFPCSKFKSPEEYRLMKESSSYPSCKKIIPNLICIKEHGIDAFIDLQKKRIELLREMIDNFNDGRSKSFYCRVSSFFDVVLLRNSIDKAHRQIEAETIDTSDIKKRAKILKNILNEIALKEGMEI, encoded by the coding sequence ATGAATAGCGATGATAAAAAGAATTCAAAATCACCGCCTTATCCGGAAAAAAGATTCCCGGCAATCGGGGCATGCGGACTTGACTGCGGATTATGCCCGCGATATTACACCGATGGGCCGTCACGATGCCCCGGGTGCGCCGGTCCCGATTTTTCGAATAAACATCCGACATGTTCATACATAACCTGTTGCGTAAAAAGAAAGCATCACGAAGTCTGCGCCGAATGCCCGGACTTTCCCTGTTCCAAATTCAAAAGTCCTGAAGAATATCGGCTGATGAAGGAATCTTCTTCTTACCCGTCATGCAAAAAGATTATACCGAATTTGATATGTATCAAGGAACATGGTATCGATGCATTTATCGATCTTCAGAAAAAGCGGATCGAATTACTCAGGGAAATGATCGACAACTTCAATGACGGCAGATCGAAGAGTTTTTACTGCAGGGTTTCTTCCTTTTTTGATGTAGTACTCTTGAGAAATTCGATAGATAAAGCACATCGGCAAATCGAAGCGGAAACAATCGATACATCCGATATAAAAAAGCGGGCGAAAATATTAAAAAATATTCTGAACGAAATCGCTTTAAAAGAAGGAATGGAAATATAA
- a CDS encoding endo-1,4-beta-xylanase — MNGSETTDIVDALITAQYYVGLNPQGFNPDAADAIVNFAMSNSMKVRGYCLVWHNQTPG, encoded by the coding sequence ATGAACGGCAGCGAAACGACGGATATCGTCGACGCGCTTATTACTGCCCAGTATTATGTGGGACTGAATCCCCAGGGTTTCAATCCGGATGCCGCCGATGCCATCGTTAACTTTGCCATGTCCAACAGCATGAAGGTCCGCGGCTATTGCCTTGTATGGCACAATCAAACCCCGGGTTAG
- a CDS encoding endo-1,4-beta-xylanase: protein MKNHISNVVTHFRGKIDCWDLVNEAVTGNKSDGSDTGEDLSQIVSWGYRNSTRYQICGEDYIIEAFRAARAADPQARLFYNDDWNYLSGKRAAIITMIRKLQAENLIDGAGLQYHPNISPALENPDKQAARYGDFFEMFRRHGALITNVTFWGIADENTWLSEFDSGRPDYPLLFDRNLEAQTGILFRRRFLKNRCFIEQRA, encoded by the coding sequence ATGAAGAATCATATCAGCAATGTGGTTACCCATTTCAGGGGAAAAATCGACTGCTGGGACCTCGTGAACGAAGCGGTCACCGGCAACAAAAGCGACGGCAGCGACACAGGCGAGGATTTGTCCCAGATCGTTTCATGGGGATACCGCAACAGCACCCGGTATCAGATCTGCGGTGAGGACTATATTATCGAAGCCTTTCGCGCCGCAAGGGCCGCCGATCCCCAGGCCAGACTCTTCTACAATGACGACTGGAATTACCTTTCGGGAAAACGCGCCGCCATAATAACCATGATAAGGAAATTACAGGCGGAAAATCTTATTGACGGTGCCGGGCTGCAATACCACCCGAACATATCGCCGGCGCTGGAAAACCCGGACAAACAGGCCGCGCGATACGGGGATTTTTTCGAGATGTTCCGCCGGCACGGGGCCCTCATTACCAATGTCACGTTCTGGGGTATCGCGGATGAAAACACATGGCTTTCGGAGTTTGATTCTGGAAGGCCGGACTATCCACTGCTGTTCGACAGGAATCTCGAAGCCCAAACCGGCATATTATTCCGTCGTCGATTTTTGAAAAACAGATGTTTTATTGAGCAACGGGCATGA
- a CDS encoding DUF3592 domain-containing protein has product MSNGHDETRKNGSIKNKNLELKLFSLILAILPVFLFCDFVNRIPKWTASSSWTETKGTVLDLSFRETEDEERHISYNVYIKYQYIINEKKYIGENMNLGSLPWNVNGKQKQWFMEHYKIGNTVPVYFNPDSLSEAVLVRGIAGGEYIKIIYTVLFLGISIFLFIQSFGNSKKNQAKGRL; this is encoded by the coding sequence TTGAGCAACGGGCATGACGAGACTCGAAAAAACGGATCGATCAAAAATAAAAATCTTGAACTGAAACTGTTTTCATTGATATTGGCGATACTGCCGGTCTTCCTGTTTTGCGATTTTGTTAATAGAATCCCCAAATGGACGGCTTCCTCTTCCTGGACGGAAACAAAAGGAACGGTTTTGGATCTTTCTTTCCGCGAAACAGAAGATGAGGAGAGACATATATCCTATAATGTTTATATCAAATATCAATATATAATTAATGAAAAAAAATATATCGGAGAAAATATGAATTTGGGTTCACTCCCATGGAATGTCAATGGGAAGCAAAAGCAATGGTTTATGGAACATTATAAAATCGGGAACACCGTGCCCGTTTATTTCAATCCCGATTCTTTATCGGAAGCCGTCCTCGTGAGAGGAATCGCCGGAGGTGAATATATAAAAATCATATATACCGTTTTGTTTTTGGGCATAAGTATTTTTCTGTTCATACAATCATTTGGCAACTCAAAAAAAAACCAGGCAAAGGGGCGTTTATGA
- a CDS encoding class I SAM-dependent methyltransferase: MNKEKITLTGETETLLVPLYCRYLESMKPEPIIKDDKAVEIVDSIDYGFDRLAIPKQTYVTVCMRAKQFDDYTESRLADVPDGIVIHLGCGLDSRFDRIDNNRVEWYDLDVPEVIALRKHFYLETGRYHFISSSAVEPGWIEKINAKNKPVLVLAEGLFMYLKEEDIKSLFIRLQNKFSKTTIIFDSYSELAAKGIGGHPSIKKTSAVVSWGISDAKRIESWGGDIHLAEEWYFTQSEEIRKLDAGYRFVFRIMGMFPAAKKAHRILVFQLGGK; the protein is encoded by the coding sequence ATGAACAAGGAAAAAATCACATTAACGGGTGAAACGGAAACCTTGCTGGTTCCCCTTTACTGCAGATACCTGGAAAGCATGAAACCGGAACCGATTATAAAAGACGATAAGGCGGTCGAAATCGTCGATTCGATCGATTACGGCTTCGACCGCCTTGCGATTCCGAAGCAGACGTACGTCACCGTCTGTATGCGGGCGAAACAATTCGACGACTATACGGAAAGCCGGCTTGCCGATGTTCCGGACGGCATCGTCATTCATCTCGGCTGCGGCCTCGACAGCCGCTTCGACCGGATCGACAATAACCGGGTCGAATGGTATGATCTCGATGTGCCGGAGGTTATTGCATTGAGAAAACATTTTTACCTGGAAACCGGCCGGTATCACTTTATTTCATCGTCCGCCGTCGAACCCGGTTGGATTGAAAAAATAAACGCCAAAAACAAACCGGTTCTCGTTCTGGCCGAAGGATTGTTCATGTACCTGAAGGAAGAAGATATAAAATCCCTTTTTATAAGGCTTCAAAATAAATTTTCAAAAACCACGATCATTTTCGACAGTTACAGTGAACTTGCGGCAAAGGGCATCGGAGGTCATCCGTCAATCAAAAAAACCAGCGCGGTTGTTTCCTGGGGAATCAGCGACGCGAAGCGTATCGAATCATGGGGCGGTGATATACACCTGGCCGAAGAATGGTATTTTACCCAATCGGAAGAAATCCGTAAATTGGACGCGGGGTACCGGTTTGTCTTCAGGATTATGGGCATGTTTCCGGCAGCAAAAAAAGCCCATAGAATACTTGTCTTTCAACTGGGGGGCAAATGA